The genomic interval ATTTCGAGAACGTGCCGACCACCGCGCTGGACATGGCGCTGTGGATGGAGTCCGACCGCATGGGCCACCTGGTCGGCGCCATCGACCAGGCCGCGCTCGACGAACAGCGCGGCGTGGTCCAGAACGAGAAGCGCCAGGGCGAGAACCAGCCCTACGGCCAGGCCTGGGACAAGCTGAGCCGCGCGCTGTACCCGAAGGGCCATCCGTACCACCACAGCGTGATCGGCTCGATGAACGACCTCAACGCCGCCTCGCTGGCCGACGTGAAGCAGTGGTTCCGCACCTGGTACGGGCCGAACAACGCGGTGCTGGTGCTGGCCGGCGACATCGACGTGTCCACCGCGAAAGAGAAGGTCGCCCGCTATTTCGGCGATATCCCGGCCGGCCCGAGCATGGCGCAGCCGCAGGTCGACGTGGCCCAGCGCACCCAGTCCACGCGCGAGACGATGACCGACAAGGTGCCGCAGGCGCGCATCTATCGCGTCTGGAACGTGGCCCAGACCGGGACCGAGGACATCGACCGCCTGCAGCTGCTGGCACAGGTGCTGGGCGGCGCCAAGTCCTCGCGGCTGGACCGGCGCCTGGTGCACGAGGACAAGCTGGTCGACCAGATCAGCGCCGGCGCCTGGCCGTCGCAGCTGGGCTCCAGCTTCGGCATCATCGCCACGGTGAAGCAGGGTGTGGATCCGGCCAAGGTCGAGGCGGTGATCGACGAGGAGCTGCGCAAGCTGCTCGACAAGGGGCCGGACAAGGACGAACTGCTGCGGGCCAAGACCGCGTTCCGCGCCGGCTTCGTGCGCGGCATCGAGCGCATCGGCGGTTTCGGCGGCAAGGCCGATGCGCTGGCCGAGTGCACGGTGTTCACCGGCGATCCCGGCTGCTTCCGCACCTCGCTGGCCACCATCGAGTCCACCCGCGCGCGCGACCTGAAGGCGGTGGGCCGCAAGTGGCTGGGCAAGGGCGACCACACCCTGGTGGTGGAACCGGGCGAGCGCGTGGCGCTGGCCGAAGAGCCGGCCGTGCAGCCGGCGCCGCTGACGCCGCCGCCGGTCGATCCGAAGTACCGCGCGCTGCCCAGCGTCGTCGATCGCAGCGCCGGCCCGCCCAAGACCACCCAGTTCCCGCAGCTGAAGTTCCCGGCGCTGCAGCGCGCCACGCTGAAGAACGGCACCCGGGTGATCCTGGCCGAGCGCCACGACGTGCCGGTGGTGCAATTCAGCTACGAATTCCCGGGCGGCTTCAGTGCCGACCAGGGGCGCAAGTCGGGTACCGCCAACTTCACCATGGGCATGCTCGACGAAGGCGCCGGCAATTACGATTCGCTGGGCTTCGCCGATGCCGCCGACACGCTGGGTGCCACGCTCAGCGCCGGCGCCTCGCTGGACGGCAGCAATGCCTACCTGTCGGCGCTGAAGGAGAACCTGGCGCCGTCGCTGGCGCTGTACGCCGACATGCTGCGGCGCCCGCGCTTCGAGCAGAAGGAGATCGAGCGCATCAAGGCCAGCTGGATCGCCGGTATCCGCCAGGAGAAGGCCCAGCCCAACGCGGTGGCGATGCGGGTGCTGCCGCCGCTGCTGTACGGCGACGGCCATCCGTATGCGATCCCGTTCAGCGGCAGCGGCACCGAGCCGGCGATCGCGGCGCTGGAGCGCACCGACCTGGTGGACTTCCAGCGCGACTGGATCCGCCCCGAACAAGCCACCCTGATCGTGGTCGGCGACACCACCCTGGCCGAGGTGGTGCCGCTGCTGGACGCGCAGTTCGGCGACTGGAAGGGCGAGGGCACGGCGCCGTCGCTGCAGGCGCCGGCGGCGGTGCCGCGCCCGAGCAAGCCGCGCGTGTACCTGATCGACCAGCCGGGCGCGGTGCAGGCGAACCTGTTCGCCGCCGAACTGGTGCCGCCGACCACCGATGCGTCCTCGATCCGGTTCGACACCGCCAATGGCGTGCTCGGCGGCGATTTCACCTCGCGGCTGAACATGAACCTGCGCGAGAACAAGCACTGGTCGTACGGCGCGCGCAGTTCGGCCTCCAACACCCTGGGCCAGCGCCCGTGGTCGGCCGCCGCGCCGGTGCAGATCGACAAGACCGCGCCGGCGCTGCAGGAGATGCAGAAGGAGATCAGCGCCTTCGCCAGCGGCAAGCTGCCGCCGACGGCGGAGGAAGTGGCGCGGATCCGCAACATCCAGACGCTGAGCCTGCCCGGCGCCTACGAGACCGCCAGTTCGGTGCTCGGTGCGATCGGCGGCATCGTCCGTTACGGGCGGCCCGACGACTACGTGTTCAAGCGCAAGGCCGAGATCGAGGCGATGACCCCGGCGCAGGTGGCGCAGGCCGCCGCGACCCTGGACCCGAACGCCCTGACCTGGGTGGTGGTGGGCGACCTGAAGCAGATCGAGCGCCCGGTGCGCGCGCTGAAGCTGGGCGAGGTAACGGTGATCGACGCCGACGGCAAGCCGCAGGGCGCGGCCGCGCCGGTTGCGCCGAAGCGTTGAGGCGGGCCTGCGGGGCCGGATGAGGATGCGGGCGGCGTATGCGCCCGACGCTGCGAGACGCTTCGCGCCGTACCCTCACCCCAACCCCTCTCCCGATGGGAGAGGGGCTAGCGGCTTTTCCTTTTCCCATCGGGAGAAGGTGCCCCGCAGGGGCGGATGAGGGTGCGGGCGAAGCCTCATGCACCCAAACTGCGCGAGACGCTTTCGCGCCGTACCCTCACCCCAACCTCTCTCCCGATGGGAGAGGGGCTAGCGGCTGTTCCCTTCTCCCCTCGGGACCATGGCCCCCTTTTCGGGGGAAGGTGCCCCACAGGGGCGGATGAGGGTACGGAGGCAGCCCCCTGGGAGCCGGCTTCCATGCCTGGAAGCCACCAGCCCCGCCCGCGTCATTGCCAATTCAGCAATCTGCGGCACAATCCGGGTTCTCTCAGCCTGCGGTCCCTCTCCATGCGCCTACCGATCGCCTTGCTTCTGCTCGCCAGTCTCGCTGCCTGCACCTGGGTGCCGATGGCGCCGGAAGGCAAGACCGTGCGCGTGCTGCCGCCGGGACAGGCGCCGGCCGGCTGCGAGAAGCGGGGCGAGGTGGTGGTATCGGTGAAGAGCAGCGTGGGCTTCTACCAGCGCAACCCGCTGCGGGTGCGCGAGGAACTGGAAACCCTGGCGCGCAACGAGGCCCCCGGCGTCGGTGCCAATACCGTGCAGGCGATGGGCGAACCGGTCGATGGCGACCAGCGCTACGCCGCTTATCAATGCAGCACTCGCTGAACCGGTTAAGCCATACGCTCTGTTCCAATTTGTTAAAGATGCGGTAAAACCGGGCAGCCGCTAGAATTGGCGCCCCTTCGCCTTATCCCGGCGTACATCTCGATGCTCTTCAACAATGTCTCCATCGCGGGACTGGCGCATATCGATGCGCCGCACACGCTGACTTCCAAGCAGATCAACGAACGCCTGCAGCCGACCTACGAGCGGCTGGGGATCCGGACCGACGTGCTCGGCGACATCGCCGGCATCCACGCGCGGCGCATGTGGGATGCGGACATGCAGGCATCCGATGCGGCCACGCTGGCGGCACGCAAGGCGATGGCGGATGCGGGCATCGAGGCGGGTCAGATCGGGTTGCTGGTCAACACCTCGGTCAGCCGCGACTACCTGGAACCCTCCACCGCCAGCATCGTCTCGGGCAACCTGGGCGTCGGCGAACAGTGCATGACCTTCGACGTCGCCAATGCCTGCCTGGCCTTCATCAACGGCATGGATATCGCGGCGCGGATGATCGAGCGCGGCGACATCGACTATGCGCTGGTGGTGGACGGCGAAACCGCCAACCTGGTGTACGAGAAGACCCTGGAGCGGATGACGTCGCCGGACGTGACCGCGCAGGAGTTCCGCGACGAGCTGGCGGCGCTGACCCTGGGCTGCGGCGCCGCGGCGATGGTAATGGCGCGCGCTGAACTGGTCCCGGACGCGCCGCGCTATCGCGGCGGCGTGACCCGCTCGGCCACCGAGTGGAACAAGTTGTGCCGGGGCAACCTGGATCGCATGGTCACCGACACGCGCATGCTGCTGATCGAGGGCATCAAGCTGGCGCAGAAGACCTTCCTCGCCGCCCGCCAGGCGCTGGGTTGGGCGGTGGACGAACTGGATCAGTTCGTGATCCACCAGGTCAGCCTGCCGCACACCCAGGCCTTCATCAAGAACTTCGGCATCGACCCGAAGAAGGTGATGACCATCTTCGGCGAGCACGGCAACATCGGCCCGGCCAGCGTGCCGATCGTGCTGAGCAAGCTGCGCGAGCTGGGCCGGCTGAAGAAGGGCGACCGGATCGCGCTGATGGGCATCGGCTCGGGCCTGAACTGCTCGATGGCCGAGGTGGTCTGGTAAGCCGTCTGCCGGTGGCAGTGCGCGAAAGGGACCGATAATTTTCCTTGTCAGGGCCAACCTGGCGTTTTGGGAAAATTATTGATAGTTTTCTTTCCTAATGGCCGCGTTCGGTGGCTGTAAGGAAAGCCGATGCCTCCCCGCCGTGCCACCGGCCATTACGTTTCCGGTTCGCTGGCCGGGAGTCGTTACCAAGCGTTCGTCCCCGATCCACTGCCGCCCTCGCCGCCGCTGGACCTGGCTGCGCCGGAATTGATCGCCCGCAAGGAGCGGGCGGACCAGGCTCTGGGTCGGCTGGATGGCATCACCTTGATGCTGCCGGATCCGGAACTGTTCCTCTATCACTACGTGCGCAAGGAAGCGCTGTTGTCCTCGCAGATCGAGGGCACGCAGTCGTCGTTGTCGGACCTGCTGCTGTTCGAGTTGGACGAGGCGCCGGGCGTGCCGCTGGACGACGTGGAGGAGGTATCCAACTACGTCGCTGCGCTGAACCATGGGCTCAGGCGTTTGCGCCAGGACGACTTCCCGCTGTCCTTGCGCTTGATCCGGGAAATGCACGCCTTGCTGTTGCGGGGCGGGCGCGGCGCTGGCAAGCGGCCCGGCGAGTTCCGTGCAGGGCAGGTCTGGATTGGCGGTGCCTCACCGGCGCTGGCGCACTTCGTGCCGCCGCCGCCCGATGCCCTGGAGACGGTGCTGGAT from Xanthomonas sp. DAR 34887 carries:
- a CDS encoding 3-oxoacyl-ACP synthase III, which produces MLFNNVSIAGLAHIDAPHTLTSKQINERLQPTYERLGIRTDVLGDIAGIHARRMWDADMQASDAATLAARKAMADAGIEAGQIGLLVNTSVSRDYLEPSTASIVSGNLGVGEQCMTFDVANACLAFINGMDIAARMIERGDIDYALVVDGETANLVYEKTLERMTSPDVTAQEFRDELAALTLGCGAAAMVMARAELVPDAPRYRGGVTRSATEWNKLCRGNLDRMVTDTRMLLIEGIKLAQKTFLAARQALGWAVDELDQFVIHQVSLPHTQAFIKNFGIDPKKVMTIFGEHGNIGPASVPIVLSKLRELGRLKKGDRIALMGIGSGLNCSMAEVVW
- a CDS encoding M16 family metallopeptidase, with amino-acid sequence MTVSIRPRGALLAIALSTALGTLSYAPPSSAAKPPAAAKVDIAFEQFTLPNGLRVVVHTDRKAPIVAVNLWYHVGAKDEPAGRTGFAHLFEHLMFQGSENHSGEFFEPFKQVGATDQNGTTNSDRTNYFENVPTTALDMALWMESDRMGHLVGAIDQAALDEQRGVVQNEKRQGENQPYGQAWDKLSRALYPKGHPYHHSVIGSMNDLNAASLADVKQWFRTWYGPNNAVLVLAGDIDVSTAKEKVARYFGDIPAGPSMAQPQVDVAQRTQSTRETMTDKVPQARIYRVWNVAQTGTEDIDRLQLLAQVLGGAKSSRLDRRLVHEDKLVDQISAGAWPSQLGSSFGIIATVKQGVDPAKVEAVIDEELRKLLDKGPDKDELLRAKTAFRAGFVRGIERIGGFGGKADALAECTVFTGDPGCFRTSLATIESTRARDLKAVGRKWLGKGDHTLVVEPGERVALAEEPAVQPAPLTPPPVDPKYRALPSVVDRSAGPPKTTQFPQLKFPALQRATLKNGTRVILAERHDVPVVQFSYEFPGGFSADQGRKSGTANFTMGMLDEGAGNYDSLGFADAADTLGATLSAGASLDGSNAYLSALKENLAPSLALYADMLRRPRFEQKEIERIKASWIAGIRQEKAQPNAVAMRVLPPLLYGDGHPYAIPFSGSGTEPAIAALERTDLVDFQRDWIRPEQATLIVVGDTTLAEVVPLLDAQFGDWKGEGTAPSLQAPAAVPRPSKPRVYLIDQPGAVQANLFAAELVPPTTDASSIRFDTANGVLGGDFTSRLNMNLRENKHWSYGARSSASNTLGQRPWSAAAPVQIDKTAPALQEMQKEISAFASGKLPPTAEEVARIRNIQTLSLPGAYETASSVLGAIGGIVRYGRPDDYVFKRKAEIEAMTPAQVAQAAATLDPNALTWVVVGDLKQIERPVRALKLGEVTVIDADGKPQGAAAPVAPKR
- a CDS encoding DUF4156 domain-containing protein — protein: MRLPIALLLLASLAACTWVPMAPEGKTVRVLPPGQAPAGCEKRGEVVVSVKSSVGFYQRNPLRVREELETLARNEAPGVGANTVQAMGEPVDGDQRYAAYQCSTR